One Telluria mixta DNA window includes the following coding sequences:
- a CDS encoding RelA/SpoT family protein: MSLTSPDSVHSGTNNKASRPGRPANKPQEAEPAPAPGVASITHLAGKLAEYLTPVELKRVKEAYRFSDEMHLGQVRKSGEPYISHPIAVAEICADWKLDAQAIMAALLHDVIEDQDVKKEELLERFGPQVADLVDGLSKLEKIEFQSVVEAQAENFRKMLLAMASDVRVILIKLADRLHNMRTLGVMAPAKKRRIAGETMEVYVPIAHRLGLNDIYRELQDLSFSHLYPLRYRTLSKAIKAARGNRREVVNKILGAVKNQLSAAGLPAEVYGREKTLFGIYKKMRSKHLSFSQVLDVYGFRVVVDTVPNCYVALGSLHALYKPMPGKFKDYIAIRKINGYQSLHTTLIGPYGTPVEFQIRTQEMHRTAESGVAAHWLYKTGDQNMTDLQQRTHAWLQSLLDIQQQTGDSAEFLEHVKVDLFPDSVYVFTPKSKIIALPRGATPLDFAYSIHTGIGDHTVGVKINHEPASLRTELHNGDIVEIETDPDSRPSPTWLSFVRTGKARSAIRHHLRTINLNESVELGQELLGQALTQLGIKAELTPATIERLLAESSAKSMDEVYADIGIGKRMPALVARHIVSLLGGDVTSVPAQPSHGGELDPVTIYGSEGVAVQLAPCCQPIPGDHIIGQLRRDQGLVVHTADCSQATRLRLKEPDRWISVQWGSELNRRFDCRIRLLINNEKGILARVAAEIGESDANITYVGMDEDDEHMMTQLRFTIQVKDRVHLAHLIRNLRRVAGVNRVERERA, encoded by the coding sequence ATGAGCTTAACCTCACCGGATTCCGTCCACTCGGGCACCAACAACAAGGCGAGCCGGCCCGGCCGGCCCGCCAACAAACCGCAGGAAGCCGAACCGGCGCCCGCTCCCGGCGTCGCGTCGATCACGCACCTGGCCGGCAAGCTGGCCGAATATCTCACCCCCGTCGAACTCAAGCGCGTCAAGGAAGCCTACCGCTTCTCGGACGAGATGCACCTCGGCCAGGTCCGCAAGTCGGGCGAGCCGTACATCTCGCACCCGATCGCCGTGGCCGAGATCTGCGCCGACTGGAAGCTGGACGCCCAGGCGATCATGGCCGCGCTGCTGCACGACGTGATCGAGGACCAGGACGTCAAGAAGGAAGAGCTGCTGGAGCGCTTCGGCCCGCAGGTCGCCGACCTCGTCGACGGCCTGTCGAAGCTGGAAAAGATCGAGTTCCAGAGCGTCGTCGAAGCGCAGGCGGAAAACTTCCGCAAGATGCTGCTTGCCATGGCGTCGGACGTGCGCGTCATCCTGATCAAGCTGGCCGACCGCCTGCACAACATGCGCACCTTGGGCGTGATGGCCCCGGCCAAGAAGCGCCGCATCGCGGGCGAGACGATGGAAGTCTACGTCCCGATCGCGCACCGCCTCGGCCTGAACGACATCTACCGCGAACTGCAGGACCTGTCGTTCTCGCACCTGTACCCGCTGCGCTACCGCACGCTGTCGAAGGCGATCAAGGCCGCGCGCGGCAACCGCCGCGAAGTGGTCAACAAGATTCTGGGGGCCGTCAAGAACCAGCTCTCCGCCGCCGGCCTGCCGGCCGAAGTCTACGGCCGCGAGAAGACCCTGTTCGGCATCTATAAAAAGATGCGCAGCAAGCACCTGTCGTTCTCGCAGGTGCTGGACGTGTACGGTTTCCGCGTCGTCGTCGACACGGTCCCGAACTGTTACGTGGCGCTCGGCTCCCTGCATGCGCTGTACAAGCCCATGCCCGGCAAGTTCAAGGACTACATCGCGATCCGCAAGATCAACGGTTACCAGTCGCTGCACACCACCCTGATCGGCCCGTACGGCACCCCGGTCGAATTCCAGATCCGCACCCAGGAAATGCACCGCACGGCGGAATCCGGCGTGGCGGCGCACTGGCTGTACAAGACGGGCGACCAGAACATGACCGACCTGCAGCAGCGCACCCACGCGTGGCTGCAGTCGCTGCTCGACATCCAGCAGCAGACGGGCGACTCCGCCGAATTCCTCGAGCACGTGAAGGTCGACCTGTTCCCGGACTCCGTCTACGTGTTCACGCCGAAGTCGAAGATCATCGCCCTGCCGCGCGGCGCCACGCCGCTGGACTTCGCCTACAGCATCCACACCGGCATCGGCGACCACACGGTGGGCGTGAAGATCAACCACGAACCCGCATCGCTGCGCACGGAACTGCACAACGGCGACATCGTCGAGATCGAGACCGATCCCGATTCGCGCCCCAGCCCGACGTGGCTGAGCTTCGTCCGCACGGGCAAGGCGCGCTCGGCGATCCGCCACCACCTGCGCACCATCAACCTGAACGAATCCGTCGAGCTCGGCCAGGAACTGCTGGGCCAGGCACTGACCCAGCTGGGTATCAAGGCCGAACTGACGCCGGCAACGATCGAGCGCCTGCTGGCGGAATCGTCGGCCAAGTCGATGGACGAGGTGTATGCGGACATCGGCATCGGCAAGCGCATGCCCGCCCTCGTGGCGCGCCACATCGTGAGCCTGCTGGGCGGCGACGTCACCTCCGTCCCCGCGCAGCCGAGCCACGGCGGCGAACTGGATCCGGTGACGATCTACGGCAGCGAAGGCGTGGCCGTGCAACTGGCACCGTGCTGCCAGCCCATCCCGGGCGACCACATCATCGGCCAGCTGCGCCGCGACCAGGGCCTCGTCGTGCACACGGCCGACTGCTCGCAAGCGACGCGCCTGCGCCTGAAGGAACCGGACCGCTGGATATCGGTCCAGTGGGGCAGCGAGCTGAATCGCCGCTTCGACTGCCGCATCCGCCTGCTGATCAACAACGAAAAGGGCATCCTGGCCCGCGTCGCCGCCGAGATCGGCGAGTCCGACGCCAACATCACGTATGTGGGCATGGACGAGGATGACGAACACATGATGACCCAGCTGCGCTTCACGATCCAGGTGAAGGATCGCGTGCACCTGGCGCATCTGATCCGCAACCTGCGCCGCGTGGCAGGCGTCAACCGCGTGGAGCGCGAGCGGGCGTAA
- the rpoZ gene encoding DNA-directed RNA polymerase subunit omega, producing MARITIEDCLKNVPNRFQLTLAATYRARQLLQGHTPKVEAKDKPTVVALREIAAGKVGLEMLKKVPM from the coding sequence ATGGCCCGCATCACCATTGAAGATTGCCTGAAAAACGTCCCGAACCGTTTCCAGCTGACCCTGGCCGCGACCTACCGCGCGCGCCAACTGCTGCAAGGGCACACCCCGAAAGTCGAAGCCAAGGACAAGCCGACCGTCGTCGCGCTGCGTGAAATCGCCGCCGGCAAAGTCGGTCTGGAAATGCTGAAAAAAGTCCCGATGTAA
- the gmk gene encoding guanylate kinase yields MLTNAFSGSLFVVAAPSGAGKSTLVNALLAQEPGIKLSISTTTRPPRPGEQDGREYHFTTAEDFVARADRGEFLEWAEVHGNYYGTSRLTVEQEMKTGTDILLEIDWQGARQVKKQFPDAAGIFILPPSIAALEERLHKRGTDEPHIITRRLLAAGGEIAHAPEFEYAIINEEFNVALSELQAIVKATRSRFAQQAARNASLFAQLGIHVQQPQS; encoded by the coding sequence ATGCTCACCAACGCTTTCTCCGGCAGCCTGTTCGTCGTCGCCGCCCCGTCCGGCGCCGGCAAGTCGACCCTGGTCAATGCGCTGCTGGCTCAGGAACCGGGCATCAAGCTGTCGATCTCGACCACGACGCGCCCGCCGCGTCCGGGCGAACAGGACGGCCGCGAATACCACTTCACCACCGCCGAGGATTTCGTCGCCCGCGCCGACCGCGGCGAGTTCCTGGAATGGGCCGAGGTGCATGGGAATTACTACGGCACGAGCCGCCTGACGGTGGAACAGGAAATGAAGACGGGTACGGACATCCTGCTGGAAATCGACTGGCAAGGCGCGCGCCAGGTGAAGAAGCAGTTCCCGGACGCGGCCGGCATTTTTATCCTGCCGCCGTCGATCGCGGCGCTGGAAGAGCGCCTGCACAAGCGCGGCACGGACGAGCCGCACATCATCACGCGACGCCTGCTGGCCGCGGGGGGCGAGATCGCTCACGCTCCCGAGTTCGAGTATGCTATCATCAACGAAGAGTTCAACGTCGCCCTGTCCGAGCTGCAGGCGATTGTCAAAGCGACACGTTCGCGCTTCGCCCAACAGGCAGCCCGCAACGCCTCGCTCTTTGCCCAGTTGGGAATCCACGTGCAGCAACCGCAATCGTAA
- a CDS encoding YicC/YloC family endoribonuclease, whose amino-acid sequence MTGYAVATSEGAAGTLTIEIKSVNSRFLDLQFRINDELRALEPDLRSAIMAAITRGKVEVRLSFGRKATTGSQALNQTLLADLARLQTEVTRHFVSAPLMTVAELLRWPGVIEEAQIGQESLQADVAALAAKTIAAFVDSRKREGAALEAMLVSRIESMEAIVKRITPLIPQVIAQFQQKAIERMQDALGLAGHGNPQVLTRQEVFERIRQEVTLYGIRIDVSEELSRLTAHLNETRHILKKGGQVGKRLDFMMQELNREANTLGAKASVKELADASMELKLLIEQMREQVQNLE is encoded by the coding sequence ATGACAGGTTATGCGGTCGCCACAAGCGAAGGCGCTGCCGGCACCCTGACGATCGAGATCAAGAGCGTCAATTCGCGCTTTCTCGACCTCCAGTTCCGCATCAACGACGAGCTGCGCGCGTTGGAACCGGACCTGCGCTCCGCCATCATGGCGGCCATCACGCGCGGCAAGGTCGAGGTGCGGCTGTCGTTCGGGCGCAAGGCCACGACCGGCTCCCAGGCCCTGAACCAGACGCTGCTGGCCGACCTCGCGCGGCTGCAGACCGAAGTCACGCGCCACTTCGTGTCCGCGCCGCTGATGACGGTCGCGGAACTGCTGCGCTGGCCGGGCGTGATCGAGGAAGCGCAGATCGGCCAGGAATCGCTGCAGGCCGACGTCGCCGCCCTCGCCGCGAAGACGATCGCCGCCTTCGTCGACAGCCGCAAGCGCGAAGGCGCGGCGCTGGAAGCGATGCTGGTCTCGCGCATCGAATCGATGGAAGCCATCGTCAAGCGCATCACCCCGTTGATCCCGCAGGTCATCGCCCAGTTCCAGCAAAAGGCCATCGAGCGCATGCAGGACGCCCTGGGGCTGGCCGGCCACGGCAACCCGCAAGTGCTCACGCGCCAGGAAGTCTTCGAACGAATTCGCCAGGAAGTCACTCTATACGGCATCCGCATCGACGTCTCGGAAGAATTGTCGCGCCTGACGGCCCACCTGAACGAGACCCGCCACATCCTCAAGAAGGGTGGCCAGGTCGGCAAGCGCCTCGACTTCATGATGCAGGAACTGAACCGCGAAGCGAACACGCTGGGCGCCAAGGCTTCCGTCAAGGAGCTGGCCGATGCGTCGATGGAGCTCAAGCTGCTCATTGAGCAGATGCGCGAACAGGTACAGAATCTCGAATAA
- a CDS encoding serine/threonine protein kinase has protein sequence MAAQNNAPLPDGLEIGGYRIVKKIASGGFSIVYLAYDADGNAVAIKEYLPSALALRAPGELTPTIPKANLPVFRIGLKCFFEEGRALARIVHPNVVRVLNFFRANDTVYMVMAYESGHSLQEVAARLVAKGSRAGEPFIRQVFNGVCAGLRDVHANKLLHLDLKPANIYLRTDGSPMLLDFGAARQTIHTDAPTLAPMYTPGFAAPELYAKGSALGPWTDIYSIGAAMFACMAGAPPQPADQRRAADTMEEQFAKLDGAYTPGLVAMVKACLALDPLARPQSVFAVQKVLQAGLPATPAALPPETGEAVPASGWRGLVERIGFGRGRA, from the coding sequence ATGGCTGCCCAGAATAATGCTCCCCTGCCCGATGGGCTGGAAATTGGCGGATATCGCATTGTAAAGAAAATTGCGTCCGGCGGGTTCAGTATTGTTTATCTTGCATATGACGCCGACGGCAACGCGGTGGCGATCAAGGAATACCTGCCCAGCGCCCTGGCGCTGCGGGCCCCGGGCGAGCTGACGCCCACGATCCCGAAGGCCAACCTGCCCGTGTTCCGCATCGGCCTGAAATGCTTTTTCGAAGAGGGGCGGGCGCTGGCGCGCATCGTCCATCCGAACGTCGTGCGGGTGTTAAATTTTTTTCGCGCCAATGACACGGTCTATATGGTGATGGCCTACGAATCCGGTCACTCGCTGCAGGAAGTCGCTGCGCGCCTGGTCGCGAAAGGCAGCCGCGCCGGCGAGCCGTTCATCCGGCAGGTCTTCAACGGCGTCTGTGCCGGCCTGCGCGACGTCCACGCGAACAAGCTGCTGCACCTGGACCTCAAGCCGGCCAACATCTATTTGCGCACGGACGGTTCGCCCATGCTGCTCGACTTCGGCGCCGCGCGCCAGACCATCCACACCGATGCGCCCACCCTGGCGCCCATGTACACGCCCGGCTTCGCGGCGCCCGAGCTGTACGCGAAAGGCAGCGCGCTGGGGCCATGGACGGACATCTACAGCATCGGCGCCGCCATGTTCGCGTGCATGGCGGGCGCGCCGCCGCAGCCGGCCGACCAGCGCCGCGCGGCCGACACGATGGAGGAGCAGTTCGCGAAGCTCGACGGCGCATACACGCCGGGCCTGGTGGCGATGGTGAAGGCGTGCCTCGCCCTCGATCCGCTGGCGCGGCCGCAGAGCGTGTTCGCCGTGCAGAAGGTACTGCAGGCGGGTCTCCCCGCGACGCCGGCGGCGCTGCCGCCCGAGACCGGGGAAGCGGTGCCGGCCTCCGGCTGGCGCGGCCTCGTCGAACGCATCGGCTTCGGCCGCGGACGCGCCTGA
- a CDS encoding PP2C family protein-serine/threonine phosphatase, translating to MQFSVYQQTHIGGRKLNQDRMGYLYTRDALLLVLADGMGGHLRGEVAATIALQSIATRFKAQATPYVRKPERFLEEALQQAHEDIMRYTRDKAMPDSPRTTIVACLVQHNSAVWAHCGDSRLYWLRRGQVLGRTRDHSHIEYLIAKGQADASERATHPDRNKLYNCLGASTPPKVELSRAASLEPGDILLLCSDGLWAVLPDTEIAHRLSAQPITQAVPEMIAMATTIAGSRGDNTTALAIQWQGAGTPDAAGDPSVVSTQMVPEGEVTSRLDAPAATPAPDDPFDEDDIEKAIAEIRDAIEKSSQILK from the coding sequence ATGCAATTTTCCGTCTACCAGCAGACCCACATCGGCGGCCGCAAACTCAACCAGGACCGCATGGGCTATCTGTACACGCGCGACGCGCTGCTGCTCGTGCTGGCGGACGGCATGGGCGGCCACCTGCGCGGTGAGGTCGCGGCCACGATCGCCCTGCAAAGCATCGCCACCCGCTTCAAGGCGCAGGCGACGCCGTACGTGCGCAAGCCCGAGCGCTTCCTCGAGGAGGCCCTGCAGCAGGCCCACGAGGACATCATGCGCTACACGCGCGACAAGGCGATGCCGGACAGCCCGCGCACGACGATCGTCGCCTGCCTCGTGCAGCACAACAGCGCCGTCTGGGCCCATTGCGGCGATTCGCGCCTGTACTGGCTGCGCCGCGGCCAGGTCCTCGGGCGCACGCGCGACCATTCGCACATCGAATACCTGATCGCGAAAGGGCAGGCCGATGCGAGCGAGCGCGCCACGCACCCGGACCGCAACAAGCTGTACAACTGCCTGGGCGCGTCGACGCCGCCGAAGGTCGAGCTGTCGCGCGCGGCGAGCCTGGAGCCGGGCGACATCCTGCTGCTGTGCTCCGACGGCCTGTGGGCCGTCCTGCCCGACACCGAGATCGCGCACCGCCTGTCCGCGCAGCCGATCACGCAGGCCGTGCCGGAAATGATCGCGATGGCGACCACGATCGCGGGCAGCCGCGGCGACAATACGACCGCGCTCGCCATCCAGTGGCAGGGCGCAGGCACGCCGGACGCCGCGGGTGATCCGAGCGTCGTCTCCACGCAGATGGTGCCCGAAGGCGAAGTCACGAGCCGCCTCGATGCGCCGGCCGCGACGCCCGCACCGGACGACCCGTTCGACGAGGATGACATCGAAAAGGCGATCGCCGAGATCCGCGATGCGATCGAGAAGTCGTCGCAAATATTGAAGTAA
- the rph gene encoding ribonuclease PH has translation MTQTLRPSGRAVDQLRAIRITRQYTKHAEGSVLIECGDTKVICTASIEEKVPGFLKGKGQGWLTAEYGMLPRSTHTRMDREAARGKQSGRTQEIQRLIGRSLRAAFDLEAFGERTLHLDCDVIQADGGTRTASITGAMVAAYDAFSKLVTAGLVPAVPVKHFVAAISVGVVGGVPVLDLDYIEDSGCDTDMNVVMTEAGHFVEVQGTAEGEAFDRAGMNRLLDLAEQGIRELVGLQKQALGLTA, from the coding sequence ATGACTCAAACCCTCCGCCCCAGCGGCCGTGCCGTCGACCAGCTGCGCGCCATCCGCATCACCCGCCAGTACACGAAGCACGCCGAAGGTTCCGTGCTGATCGAATGCGGCGACACGAAGGTGATCTGTACCGCCAGCATCGAGGAAAAAGTGCCGGGCTTCCTGAAGGGGAAGGGGCAGGGCTGGCTGACGGCGGAATACGGCATGCTGCCGCGCTCCACGCACACGCGCATGGACCGCGAGGCGGCGCGCGGCAAGCAGTCGGGCCGCACGCAGGAAATCCAGCGCCTGATCGGCCGCTCGCTGCGCGCCGCGTTCGACCTGGAAGCCTTCGGCGAACGCACCTTGCACCTGGACTGCGACGTGATCCAGGCCGACGGAGGCACGCGCACGGCATCGATCACGGGCGCGATGGTGGCGGCCTATGACGCGTTTTCGAAACTCGTGACGGCGGGCCTGGTCCCCGCCGTGCCGGTCAAGCACTTCGTCGCCGCGATCTCGGTGGGCGTCGTGGGCGGCGTGCCCGTGCTGGACCTCGACTACATCGAGGATTCCGGCTGCGACACCGACATGAACGTCGTGATGACGGAGGCCGGCCACTTCGTCGAAGTGCAGGGCACGGCCGAGGGCGAGGCGTTCGACCGCGCGGGGATGAACCGCCTGCTCGACCTGGCCGAGCAGGGGATTCGTGAACTGGTGGGCCTGCAGAAGCAGGCGCTCGGCCTGACGGCCTGA
- a CDS encoding DUF4337 domain-containing protein, whose amino-acid sequence MEGIEITGDSKLDRKVALTVALLASFMGVCKVKDDNIVQAMQQAQADKIDHWAFYQARNLRQEQAHTTLLQLRLAAPGRPAGEQAGYTAAIAELDKLERDQAQKKNDVLAQAKQDQDTYDALNYRDDQFDLSDAALALSLLAVTTLTRQRWLYLAALVPTAIGVFYGVAGLAGLPFHPAWLTGLLS is encoded by the coding sequence ATGGAAGGCATCGAGATCACCGGCGATTCGAAGCTCGACCGCAAGGTCGCGCTGACCGTGGCGCTGCTGGCGTCCTTCATGGGCGTCTGCAAGGTCAAGGACGACAACATCGTGCAGGCGATGCAGCAGGCGCAGGCCGACAAGATCGACCACTGGGCCTTCTACCAGGCCCGCAACCTGCGCCAGGAACAGGCGCATACGACCCTGCTGCAGCTGCGTCTCGCGGCCCCAGGACGCCCGGCCGGCGAGCAGGCTGGCTACACCGCCGCGATCGCGGAACTGGACAAGCTGGAGCGCGACCAGGCGCAGAAGAAGAACGACGTGCTGGCGCAGGCCAAGCAGGACCAGGACACGTACGACGCGCTGAACTACCGCGACGACCAGTTCGACCTGTCCGACGCGGCGCTGGCCCTGTCGCTGCTGGCCGTCACGACGCTGACGCGCCAGCGCTGGCTGTACCTCGCGGCGCTCGTGCCGACGGCGATCGGCGTGTTCTATGGCGTGGCCGGGCTGGCGGGGTTGCCGTTTCACCCGGCGTGGTTGACGGGGTTGTTGTCGTAA
- a CDS encoding ABC transporter ATP-binding protein, with the protein MTDKLIELQAVQKAFRSADGAPRTVLEGVDFTLADGEIVALLGKSGSGKSTLLRIVAGLVPADAGKVEYRGRPIRGPLSGVAMVFQSFALFPWLTVQQNVELGLEAQGVPPAVRRERADAMLDLIGLSGFGSALPRELSGGMRQRVGIARALVTHPDVLLMDEAFSALDVLTGETLRGDILDLWDSKRIPTRGILIVSHNIEEAVMMADRIVILSSDPGRVRHEIRIDLPRPRNADAPEVRALVDEVYGLMTMRPAATPATARPANIDYRLPDTDVGRMESVLDLLAGAPYDGRADLPQLSEDTELPDEELFPTYEALGLLGLAHVERGDIALTGLGLRYAQADQALRQSLFGQQLLKNVPLAARIRRQLDDEPGGALPEDPFINLLEDTLEADQAKRMLEVAVEWGRYGELYEYDYHTGRLKLPGTGNAKE; encoded by the coding sequence ATGACCGACAAACTGATCGAACTGCAGGCCGTGCAAAAGGCCTTCCGCAGCGCCGACGGCGCCCCGCGCACCGTGCTCGAAGGCGTCGACTTCACCTTGGCGGACGGCGAGATCGTCGCGCTGCTGGGCAAATCCGGCTCCGGCAAATCGACGTTGCTGCGCATCGTGGCGGGCCTCGTGCCCGCGGACGCCGGCAAGGTGGAATACCGCGGGCGCCCGATCCGCGGGCCGCTGTCCGGCGTCGCGATGGTCTTTCAATCGTTCGCGCTGTTCCCCTGGCTGACCGTGCAGCAGAACGTGGAACTGGGCCTGGAAGCGCAGGGCGTTCCGCCAGCCGTGCGGCGCGAACGGGCAGACGCGATGCTCGACCTGATCGGTCTCTCCGGCTTCGGCAGCGCGCTGCCGAGGGAGCTGTCGGGCGGCATGCGCCAGCGCGTGGGCATTGCGCGCGCGCTCGTCACGCACCCGGACGTGCTGCTGATGGACGAAGCCTTCTCGGCCCTCGATGTCCTGACGGGCGAGACGCTGCGCGGCGACATCCTCGACCTGTGGGACAGCAAGAGAATCCCCACGCGCGGCATCCTGATCGTCTCGCACAACATCGAGGAAGCCGTCATGATGGCGGACCGCATCGTCATCCTGTCGAGCGATCCGGGCCGCGTGCGCCACGAGATCCGCATCGACCTGCCGCGCCCGCGCAATGCCGATGCGCCGGAGGTGCGCGCCCTGGTCGACGAGGTCTATGGCCTGATGACGATGCGTCCCGCCGCCACGCCCGCGACGGCGCGCCCGGCCAACATCGACTACCGCCTGCCGGACACGGACGTGGGCCGCATGGAGAGCGTGCTGGACCTGCTCGCGGGCGCCCCGTACGACGGCCGCGCCGACCTGCCGCAGCTGTCGGAAGACACGGAATTGCCGGACGAGGAACTGTTTCCGACCTACGAGGCGCTGGGCCTGCTGGGCCTCGCGCACGTCGAGCGCGGCGACATCGCGCTGACAGGGCTGGGCCTGCGCTATGCCCAGGCCGACCAGGCGCTGCGCCAGTCGCTGTTCGGCCAGCAGCTCCTGAAAAACGTGCCGCTGGCCGCGCGCATCCGTCGCCAGCTCGACGACGAACCCGGCGGCGCGCTGCCGGAAGATCCGTTCATCAACCTGCTGGAAGACACGCTCGAAGCAGACCAGGCCAAGCGCATGCTGGAAGTGGCGGTCGAATGGGGCCGCTACGGCGAACTCTATGAATACGACTATCACACGGGCCGGCTCAAGCTGCCGGGCACGGGCAACGCGAAGGAGTGA
- a CDS encoding ABC transporter permease, producing MFRSSLFYFERNGRTFLTTTPNRWDWALLPLVLVVLALAAYGAMQMARPFVLGQPTPISLDPAVLPYYLLRTILRMFSALGAALLFTFAFAVVATRWRSAEKIMVPLLDVLQSVPILGFQAIAIAPFIALFPGNLLGVECAAVFAIFTSQAWNMAFSLYQSMKTIPPELAEAARVFRLSPWQRFWRLELPYAMPALLWNMMMSMSGGWFFLVAAEAISVAGQDIKLPGIGAYIAVAIEQKQGSAIAWAIAAMFAGILLYDQLFFRPLLAWADKFRFEESQGEHAQQSWVLDWGRRSVWIRALTDRMWAALARTLGWFGTPEPVDATPRASRIALSARTIDRIVLALALLGAWRFILFIHAQVGWGEALRVVGLGCITLVRVMLLIGLASLVWMPVAVWIGLRPRYAQAVQALAQFLAAFPVNLMFPLVVYALVHLRLNPNIWLSPLMVFGTQWYILFNVVAGASTLPNELRLAADNLGLTGWLKWKRVYLPAVFPSFVTGAITASGGSWNASIVAEYVTWGKTSLVADGLGSYIKQMTDAGDFHRIALGIGVMCVFVMVLNRFFWRRLYLLAEDRSR from the coding sequence ATGTTCCGTAGTTCCCTGTTTTACTTTGAACGGAACGGCCGCACGTTCCTCACGACCACCCCGAACCGCTGGGACTGGGCGCTGCTGCCGCTCGTCCTCGTCGTGCTGGCGCTCGCCGCGTACGGCGCGATGCAGATGGCGCGCCCGTTCGTGCTGGGCCAGCCGACGCCGATCTCGCTCGATCCGGCGGTCCTGCCCTACTACCTGCTGCGCACGATCCTGCGCATGTTCAGCGCGTTGGGCGCCGCGCTGCTGTTCACGTTCGCGTTTGCCGTCGTCGCGACGCGCTGGCGCAGCGCGGAAAAGATCATGGTGCCGCTGCTGGACGTGCTGCAGTCCGTGCCGATCCTGGGCTTCCAGGCGATCGCCATCGCGCCGTTCATCGCCCTCTTCCCCGGCAACCTGCTGGGCGTGGAATGCGCCGCCGTGTTCGCGATTTTCACGTCGCAGGCGTGGAACATGGCGTTCAGCCTGTACCAGTCGATGAAGACGATCCCGCCCGAACTGGCGGAAGCGGCGCGCGTGTTCCGGCTGTCGCCGTGGCAGCGCTTCTGGCGCCTGGAACTGCCGTACGCCATGCCCGCGCTGCTGTGGAACATGATGATGTCGATGTCCGGCGGCTGGTTCTTCCTCGTCGCGGCCGAGGCGATCTCGGTGGCGGGCCAGGACATCAAGCTGCCCGGCATCGGCGCCTACATCGCCGTCGCCATCGAACAAAAACAGGGCTCGGCCATCGCCTGGGCCATCGCCGCCATGTTCGCCGGCATCCTGCTGTACGACCAGCTGTTCTTCCGCCCGCTGCTGGCGTGGGCCGACAAATTCCGCTTCGAGGAATCGCAGGGAGAACATGCGCAGCAGTCGTGGGTGCTCGACTGGGGCCGCCGCAGTGTGTGGATCCGCGCCCTCACCGACCGCATGTGGGCGGCGCTTGCACGCACGCTGGGCTGGTTCGGCACGCCGGAACCCGTCGACGCCACGCCACGCGCCTCCCGCATCGCGCTGTCGGCGCGCACGATCGACCGCATCGTCCTCGCGCTGGCGCTGCTGGGCGCGTGGCGCTTCATCCTGTTCATCCACGCGCAAGTGGGCTGGGGAGAAGCGTTGCGCGTCGTGGGCCTCGGCTGCATCACACTCGTGCGCGTGATGCTGCTGATCGGCCTCGCGTCGCTCGTGTGGATGCCGGTCGCCGTGTGGATCGGCCTGCGTCCCCGCTACGCGCAGGCCGTGCAGGCGCTCGCGCAGTTTTTAGCCGCGTTCCCCGTGAACCTGATGTTCCCGCTCGTCGTGTACGCGCTCGTGCACCTGCGCCTCAATCCGAACATCTGGCTCAGTCCATTGATGGTGTTCGGCACCCAGTGGTACATCCTGTTCAACGTGGTCGCGGGCGCCTCGACGCTGCCGAACGAATTGCGCCTCGCGGCCGACAACCTCGGCCTGACGGGCTGGCTGAAATGGAAGCGCGTGTACCTGCCGGCCGTGTTCCCGAGCTTCGTCACGGGCGCGATCACGGCCAGCGGCGGCTCGTGGAACGCGAGCATCGTGGCGGAATACGTCACGTGGGGCAAGACGTCGCTCGTGGCCGATGGCCTGGGCAGCTACATCAAGCAGATGACGGATGCCGGCGACTTCCACCGCATCGCCCTCGGCATCGGGGTGATGTGCGTGTTCGTCATGGTATTGAACCGCTTCTTCTGGCGCAGGCTGTACCTGCTGGCCGAAGACCGCAGCCGCTGA